One genomic window of Neisseria sp. oral taxon 014 str. F0314 includes the following:
- a CDS encoding lipase, with protein MSKITKQQQADLAADAYNIRAVTKPNDAPISIGGNYYKILAVHNSRSTGYQGTVYQDVRTNEIIVAHRGTESPKADWFDAYTDWNMVAKSINYQAAESEKLTRQAMMLADVFHQNYPYLPRPNITHVGHSLGGAHVEIQAYRFGHEGATFNGYGAVGMHGVRKGGGDVTNYVKAADVVSAANAHYGKVVVLATEGDLEPLRKYGYNNQRNTMAIQAVAAAAASVGSAHSSLNFVGKDSILSDRNYDRARRLADENKFMIQDYRGDVETSKNAIAAAKFATSNPIEKIEILRNRLEKYDREQERIKEIINSVPPPKSLFDSRMLHMMQNDGTRPDAGKEAYADAGKPDISKPLAKNASADEFREYGFAALLSDDDDKMHAALDSLLDSDVGRGLRQNADKVYAAQEREQEMARLAEEQARQVDAPVMRMGRG; from the coding sequence ATGAGTAAAATTACTAAACAGCAGCAGGCTGATTTGGCTGCAGATGCCTACAATATCCGCGCTGTTACCAAGCCCAATGATGCCCCCATTTCTATTGGGGGAAACTATTACAAAATTCTAGCCGTACATAACAGCCGTTCCACAGGCTATCAGGGAACGGTGTATCAAGATGTCCGAACCAACGAAATCATCGTTGCCCACAGGGGTACAGAGTCTCCAAAAGCAGATTGGTTTGATGCCTATACCGACTGGAACATGGTTGCCAAAAGTATCAACTATCAGGCTGCCGAATCAGAAAAGTTAACTCGTCAAGCCATGATGTTGGCTGATGTATTTCATCAAAACTATCCTTATTTGCCACGTCCGAACATCACCCACGTTGGCCATTCCCTCGGCGGCGCACACGTCGAAATTCAGGCATACCGCTTCGGGCATGAAGGTGCAACCTTTAACGGATACGGCGCGGTCGGAATGCACGGGGTACGCAAGGGCGGCGGCGATGTAACCAACTACGTCAAAGCCGCCGATGTCGTTTCTGCTGCCAATGCCCATTACGGCAAGGTTGTCGTGTTGGCGACCGAGGGCGACCTTGAGCCGCTGAGGAAATACGGCTACAACAACCAACGGAACACGATGGCGATTCAAGCCGTCGCAGCTGCCGCAGCCTCCGTGGGGTCCGCGCATTCCTCGCTGAATTTCGTCGGTAAAGATTCCATCCTTTCCGACCGCAATTACGACCGCGCCCGCCGTCTTGCCGATGAAAACAAGTTTATGATTCAGGATTACCGCGGTGATGTAGAAACTTCGAAAAACGCGATTGCCGCCGCAAAATTTGCCACTTCCAATCCGATAGAGAAAATCGAAATCCTCCGCAACCGTCTGGAGAAGTACGACAGAGAGCAGGAACGGATTAAGGAGATCATCAACAGCGTACCGCCGCCGAAATCCTTGTTCGACAGCAGGATGCTGCACATGATGCAGAACGACGGCACACGTCCCGATGCAGGGAAGGAAGCCTATGCCGACGCAGGCAAACCCGACATCAGCAAACCCTTAGCCAAAAACGCCTCTGCCGACGAATTCCGCGAATACGGTTTTGCAGCCTTGCTGTCGGATGACGACGACAAAATGCACGCTGCCTTGGACAGCCTGCTGGACTCTGATGTCGGGCGCGGTTTGCGGCAGAATGCAGACAAGGTTTATGCCGCACAGGAACGCGAGCAGGAAATGGCGCGCTTGGCGGAAGAGCAGGCGCGGCAGGTTGATGCGCCTGTGATGCGGATGGGCCGCGGTTAG
- a CDS encoding MFS transporter, with the protein MNSPQHHQHHLRNNPYKVAIASMIGTAIEFYDYYIYAAAAVLVFNSQFFDKSDPAVATLLSLSTLALAFFARPVGSALFGHFGDKIGRKKTLVASLLTMGLSTVCIGLLPTYQEIGLLAPLLLCVCRIGQGIGLGGEWGGAALVATENAPEGKRAWFGTFPQLGAPIGLLMANGVFFLISSIIGHDALVEWGWRIPFVASLVLVLVGLWMRMTMHESHVYREAEEQGKTKAAPVKEVFAGHRKPILQGTFIMVSTYVLFYIMTAFAQVYSKSPAKLSEFGHPQGLGIPANTFTGFLMISAVVFGAFISFSGIYADKIGRRRFLIWVTFAMLAFGLLMPQFLTHGSPASVLAFLLIGMALMGLTFGPMAALLPELFPTEVRYSGASLAYNFAAIIGASIATLVAIELNAYYGIIGVGVYLAANCVLTLAALISTHETKDVDLVDTQ; encoded by the coding sequence ATGAATTCCCCGCAACATCACCAACACCATCTGCGCAACAATCCCTATAAGGTCGCCATCGCCTCTATGATTGGCACGGCCATCGAATTTTATGATTACTACATCTACGCGGCAGCGGCCGTGCTGGTGTTCAATTCCCAGTTTTTCGACAAAAGCGACCCCGCCGTCGCCACGCTGCTGTCGCTCTCGACGCTGGCGCTGGCGTTTTTTGCGCGCCCCGTCGGTTCGGCGCTTTTCGGCCACTTCGGCGACAAAATCGGCCGCAAGAAAACGCTGGTGGCTTCGCTGCTGACGATGGGTCTGTCGACCGTCTGCATCGGCCTGCTGCCGACTTATCAGGAAATCGGCCTGCTCGCCCCGCTGCTGCTGTGCGTCTGCCGTATCGGCCAAGGTATCGGCTTGGGCGGCGAATGGGGCGGCGCGGCGCTGGTGGCGACTGAAAACGCGCCGGAGGGCAAACGCGCCTGGTTCGGCACGTTTCCGCAGTTGGGCGCGCCCATCGGCCTGTTGATGGCCAACGGCGTGTTTTTCCTCATCAGCTCGATTATCGGCCACGACGCGCTGGTGGAATGGGGCTGGCGCATTCCGTTTGTCGCTTCGCTGGTGCTGGTGCTGGTCGGCCTGTGGATGAGGATGACCATGCACGAAAGCCATGTGTACCGCGAGGCGGAAGAGCAGGGCAAAACCAAAGCCGCGCCGGTGAAGGAAGTGTTTGCCGGCCACAGGAAACCGATATTGCAGGGCACGTTTATCATGGTGTCGACTTATGTGCTGTTTTACATCATGACCGCGTTTGCGCAGGTGTATTCCAAATCGCCGGCGAAATTGTCCGAGTTCGGCCATCCGCAGGGTTTGGGTATTCCGGCCAATACGTTTACGGGCTTTTTGATGATCAGTGCGGTGGTGTTCGGCGCATTCATCAGCTTTTCCGGCATCTACGCCGACAAAATCGGCCGCCGCCGCTTCTTGATCTGGGTAACGTTTGCGATGCTGGCGTTCGGCCTGCTGATGCCGCAGTTTCTGACCCACGGTTCGCCGGCGAGCGTGCTGGCGTTCCTGCTTATCGGGATGGCGCTGATGGGGCTGACCTTCGGCCCGATGGCGGCGCTGCTGCCCGAATTGTTCCCTACCGAAGTGCGCTACTCCGGCGCGTCGCTGGCGTATAATTTCGCCGCCATCATCGGCGCGTCCATCGCCACACTGGTCGCCATCGAACTCAATGCGTACTACGGCATCATCGGCGTGGGTGTCTATCTGGCAGCCAACTGCGTTCTGACGTTGGCCGCATTAATCAGCACCCACGAAACCAAAGACGTGGATTTGGTGGATACCCAGTAG
- a CDS encoding MerR family DNA-binding transcriptional regulator, whose amino-acid sequence MKISEFARRCGISVRMLRFYESAGILVPARTPSGYREYDERDIGFVRKAVMLNRAGLALKDIALLRDCLNDEPQNFCSELRGKLADTQARIRQQIDGLHRSEQLIAGLLAAEKASGGNEAV is encoded by the coding sequence ATGAAAATCAGCGAATTTGCCCGCCGCTGCGGTATCAGCGTGCGGATGCTGCGTTTTTACGAAAGCGCAGGCATACTCGTTCCCGCACGCACGCCAAGCGGCTATCGGGAATACGACGAACGGGACATCGGCTTCGTCCGCAAAGCCGTCATGCTCAACCGTGCCGGCCTCGCCCTGAAAGACATCGCCCTCCTGCGCGACTGCCTGAATGACGAACCGCAAAACTTTTGCAGCGAGCTGCGCGGCAAACTGGCCGACACGCAGGCGCGCATCCGACAGCAGATAGACGGCCTGCACCGCTCGGAGCAGTTGATTGCCGGCCTGCTGGCGGCGGAAAAAGCATCCGGCGGCAATGAGGCCGTCTGA
- a CDS encoding ABC transporter ATP-binding protein gives MKTPPVHWQLVEPVRHRIYTAMLLSVAAALLWVASLAVTAFLFARVLAGRPSAGLAALLAGLVLMSYLLRMQSFKRSHFAAFELEKVLRLKLAERIGRAPPGLAVDSGAAALAQVAQNDVAALHAFVADSTPLYARSFAAPLFAFLILLFFDWRLALAAAAVLAAGMGVLSLVMKKGQSEMKAYAEAREQVSRAVVEFVQGMGVVRTFDGGAASFGRYSRALDGYLGYLKGWYKRNGLPARLGLVVLSPLPTLLVLLWCGAYWYADGSLPFAAWLAVLLAGTGMAEAIMPYMALFHAVEGAKMSAERIAELLDTPVLSARGGGKTPEGGDIVFDKVCFSYPNRQDKALDSVSFTAKAGTWTALVGASGSGKSTVARLAARFWDADEGSICVGGTDVRDIDPDALMSQIAFVFQDNFLFTGSIADNIRLGIPDAAQADIENAARAANAHDFITKLPQGYATPVGERGASLSGGQRQRITIARAILQSRPILILDEATAYTDAENEALIMGALRKLMRGKTVLMAAHRLSTVMHADNILVFDQGRLKEQGTHAQLLAQNGIYAELWRAHEQSKAWRYGGRGAAADTAGSPAV, from the coding sequence ATGAAAACGCCCCCCGTTCACTGGCAGTTGGTTGAGCCGGTCAGACATCGTATTTACACCGCCATGCTGCTTTCGGTGGCGGCAGCGCTGCTGTGGGTGGCGTCGCTTGCGGTAACGGCGTTCCTGTTTGCGCGCGTGCTGGCGGGCCGGCCTTCGGCAGGGTTGGCGGCGCTGCTGGCAGGCTTGGTTCTGATGTCTTACCTTTTGCGGATGCAGTCGTTCAAGCGGTCGCATTTTGCCGCGTTCGAACTGGAAAAAGTGTTGCGGCTCAAGCTGGCGGAACGCATCGGGCGCGCGCCGCCGGGACTGGCGGTGGATTCGGGTGCGGCGGCACTGGCGCAGGTGGCGCAGAATGATGTGGCCGCGCTGCACGCCTTCGTGGCCGACAGTACGCCTTTGTATGCCCGTTCGTTTGCCGCGCCTCTTTTCGCCTTCCTGATCCTGCTGTTCTTCGACTGGAGGCTGGCGTTGGCGGCGGCGGCCGTGCTGGCGGCGGGCATGGGCGTGTTGTCGCTGGTGATGAAAAAGGGGCAGAGCGAAATGAAGGCATATGCCGAAGCGCGCGAACAGGTCAGCCGCGCGGTGGTGGAATTTGTGCAGGGCATGGGAGTGGTGCGCACTTTCGACGGCGGCGCGGCATCGTTCGGGCGTTACAGCCGCGCGTTGGACGGTTATCTGGGCTACCTGAAGGGCTGGTACAAAAGAAACGGTCTGCCCGCCCGCCTAGGGCTGGTTGTGCTGTCGCCGCTGCCGACGCTTTTGGTGCTTTTATGGTGCGGCGCATATTGGTATGCGGACGGCTCGCTGCCGTTTGCCGCCTGGCTTGCCGTTTTGCTGGCGGGCACGGGCATGGCCGAAGCCATCATGCCTTATATGGCTTTGTTTCACGCCGTCGAAGGGGCGAAAATGAGCGCCGAGCGCATCGCCGAGCTGCTCGACACACCGGTTTTGTCGGCGCGTGGCGGGGGAAAAACGCCCGAAGGCGGCGATATTGTGTTCGACAAGGTTTGCTTTTCGTATCCGAACCGTCAGGACAAAGCCTTAGACAGTGTCAGCTTCACTGCGAAAGCAGGCACTTGGACGGCCTTGGTCGGCGCGAGTGGTTCGGGCAAGAGCACCGTCGCCCGCCTGGCCGCCCGTTTTTGGGATGCGGACGAAGGCAGCATTTGCGTCGGCGGTACCGATGTGCGCGACATCGACCCCGATGCCTTAATGTCGCAGATTGCCTTTGTGTTCCAAGATAATTTCCTCTTCACCGGCAGCATTGCCGACAACATCCGGCTGGGCATCCCTGATGCCGCGCAGGCCGACATCGAAAACGCCGCCCGCGCCGCCAACGCCCACGATTTCATCACCAAACTGCCGCAAGGCTACGCCACCCCCGTCGGCGAACGCGGAGCGTCGCTTTCCGGCGGTCAGCGCCAGCGCATCACCATTGCCCGCGCCATCCTGCAAAGCCGCCCCATCCTGATATTGGACGAAGCCACCGCCTACACCGACGCGGAAAACGAAGCTCTGATTATGGGCGCGCTCAGAAAACTCATGCGCGGCAAAACCGTGCTCATGGCCGCCCACCGCCTGAGCACGGTGATGCACGCCGACAACATACTCGTATTCGACCAAGGCCGTCTGAAAGAGCAGGGCACGCACGCGCAACTTTTGGCGCAAAACGGCATCTATGCCGAACTCTGGCGCGCCCACGAGCAAAGCAAGGCATGGCGCTACGGCGGGCGCGGGGCGGCGGCAGATACGGCGGGCAGCCCCGCCGTGTAG
- a CDS encoding dihydroorotate oxidase, which produces MPSTQTQIAGFHFDNCLMNAAGVACMTVAELEEVRNSSAGSFVTKTATLDFRAGNPEPRYRDVPLGSINSMGLPNQGIDYYLDYLLELQNKVPGRTFFLSLVGMSPDETHTLLKKVQQSGFNGPTELNLSCPNVPGKPQIAYDFDTTEAILTDVFSYFTKPLGIKLPPYFDFVHFDQAAAVFNRFPLKFVNCVNSIGNGLYIEDETVVIRPKNGFGGIGGAYIKPTALANVHAFYCRLKPEIQIIGTGGVTSGRDAFEHILCGASMVQIGTALHQEGVAAFDRIGAELKAIMAEKGYGSLDDFRGKLKYLG; this is translated from the coding sequence ATGCCGTCAACACAAACGCAAATCGCAGGGTTTCATTTCGACAACTGCCTGATGAATGCCGCAGGCGTAGCCTGTATGACCGTCGCCGAGCTGGAAGAGGTCAGGAACTCGTCGGCGGGGAGCTTCGTAACCAAAACCGCGACTTTGGATTTTCGGGCGGGCAATCCCGAGCCGCGCTATCGGGACGTGCCGCTGGGCAGCATCAACTCGATGGGGTTGCCGAACCAGGGCATTGACTACTATCTGGACTATCTGCTCGAACTGCAAAACAAAGTGCCCGGGCGGACGTTTTTCCTGTCGTTGGTCGGCATGTCGCCCGACGAGACGCACACCCTGCTGAAAAAGGTGCAGCAAAGCGGTTTCAACGGCCCGACCGAACTCAACCTTTCTTGTCCGAACGTGCCGGGCAAACCGCAAATCGCCTACGATTTCGACACGACGGAAGCCATCCTGACCGACGTTTTTTCCTATTTCACCAAGCCCTTGGGCATCAAGCTGCCGCCTTATTTCGACTTCGTCCATTTCGATCAGGCCGCGGCCGTGTTCAACCGCTTCCCGCTTAAATTCGTCAACTGCGTCAACTCCATCGGCAACGGCCTGTATATCGAGGACGAAACGGTGGTTATCCGCCCGAAAAACGGTTTCGGCGGCATCGGCGGGGCGTATATCAAGCCGACCGCGCTGGCCAACGTACACGCTTTCTATTGCCGCCTCAAACCCGAAATCCAAATCATCGGCACCGGCGGCGTAACGAGCGGACGCGATGCCTTCGAACACATCCTCTGCGGCGCAAGCATGGTGCAAATCGGCACGGCGCTGCATCAGGAAGGCGTGGCGGCGTTCGACCGCATCGGCGCCGAACTCAAAGCCATCATGGCGGAAAAAGGTTACGGCAGCCTGGACGATTTCCGCGGCAAACTGAAATATCTCGGTTGA
- a CDS encoding ABC transporter ATP-binding protein, with the protein MSAPDAELKTASPAAIYRIVMAAAGEFAPQLRRCLWLLVLTAALQGLAFALFVPLFRALLAGGAAEVRSYLYAITSLFVLTTVTRWFSYDFDYNGHAAGAGDSLRRRLGLQLRRIPLQVLYRRRSGETGAMLAGTVDDVVNYTLTVSAMLIPALVIPAVFALCITWYDWRFGVLLAALFALLFAVVKRMRPRLSADRSETAAALDDLNGELLEYMQGLPVLRSAGCTGERSARLAAAAERVRKVQEDVSVREGLPNLFIGSAVETAMLAALVFGLWQLSSGRTDAAFLAALIVGIVRFGEPLGYLLSYTAVYEMVVQGYLKLREFENIKPLPVTEGGKVPTAYDIEFDNVDFAYEGRKENTLNRISLKIPARAMTALVGSSGCGKTTLARLIMRYADPQAGSIRIGGTDIRSLPEGELMKLVSIVFQDAYLFDDSVAENIRMGRFDASDEEVEQAARTAGCHDFISRLPQGYQTRVGDIGGRLSGGEKQRITIARALLKNAPIVILDEPTAALDTQSEVAVQQAIDALIRDKTVIVIAHRLSTVSGADNIAVMENGRIAEQGTHAALLAQDGRYAELWRYQNEDWAA; encoded by the coding sequence ATGTCCGCCCCCGATGCCGAATTAAAAACTGCCTCTCCCGCCGCCATCTACCGCATCGTGATGGCGGCGGCGGGGGAATTTGCGCCGCAGCTCAGGCGCTGCCTGTGGCTGCTGGTGCTGACCGCCGCCTTGCAGGGCCTGGCCTTCGCCTTGTTTGTGCCGCTGTTCCGCGCGCTGCTGGCGGGCGGGGCGGCCGAAGTGCGAAGTTATCTGTACGCCATTACTTCATTGTTTGTCCTGACTACGGTAACACGCTGGTTTTCCTACGATTTTGACTACAACGGCCATGCGGCGGGCGCGGGCGACAGCCTGCGGCGGCGGCTGGGCCTGCAACTTCGGCGCATTCCGCTGCAAGTCCTGTACCGCCGCCGTTCGGGCGAAACGGGGGCGATGCTGGCGGGAACGGTGGACGATGTGGTGAACTATACGCTGACCGTCAGCGCCATGCTGATTCCCGCCCTCGTCATCCCCGCCGTGTTCGCGCTGTGCATCACGTGGTACGACTGGCGTTTCGGCGTGTTGCTTGCGGCCTTGTTCGCCCTGTTGTTCGCCGTGGTCAAACGGATGCGGCCGCGCCTGTCGGCAGACCGCAGCGAAACGGCGGCGGCCTTGGACGATTTGAACGGCGAGCTGTTGGAATACATGCAGGGGCTGCCGGTTTTGCGTTCGGCGGGCTGCACGGGCGAGCGTTCCGCCAGGCTGGCCGCTGCCGCAGAACGGGTGCGGAAGGTGCAGGAAGACGTATCGGTGCGCGAAGGGCTGCCGAACCTGTTTATCGGCTCGGCGGTGGAAACCGCCATGCTGGCCGCGCTGGTTTTCGGGTTGTGGCAGTTGTCGTCGGGGCGGACGGACGCGGCATTCCTGGCGGCGCTGATTGTCGGCATCGTGCGCTTCGGCGAGCCTTTGGGCTACCTGCTGTCTTATACCGCCGTTTACGAAATGGTGGTGCAGGGCTATTTGAAACTGCGCGAATTTGAAAACATCAAACCTCTGCCCGTAACCGAAGGCGGCAAGGTGCCGACCGCTTACGACATCGAATTCGACAACGTCGATTTTGCCTACGAAGGACGGAAAGAAAACACCTTAAACCGAATCAGCCTTAAGATTCCCGCCCGCGCCATGACCGCGCTGGTCGGTTCGTCGGGCTGCGGCAAAACCACCTTGGCGCGCCTGATTATGCGTTACGCCGACCCGCAAGCGGGCAGCATCAGGATAGGCGGCACGGACATCAGGAGCCTGCCCGAGGGCGAACTGATGAAGCTCGTCTCCATCGTTTTCCAAGACGCCTACCTGTTTGACGACAGCGTCGCCGAAAACATCCGCATGGGGCGTTTTGACGCAAGCGACGAAGAAGTCGAGCAGGCCGCACGTACCGCCGGCTGCCACGATTTTATCAGCCGCCTGCCGCAAGGCTACCAGACCCGCGTCGGCGACATCGGCGGACGGCTCTCCGGCGGTGAGAAACAGCGCATCACCATTGCCCGCGCCCTTTTGAAAAACGCCCCCATCGTCATCCTCGACGAGCCTACCGCCGCCTTGGACACCCAGAGCGAAGTCGCCGTCCAGCAGGCCATAGACGCGCTGATTCGGGACAAAACCGTCATCGTCATCGCCCACCGCCTCTCCACCGTCTCCGGTGCCGACAACATCGCCGTGATGGAAAACGGTCGCATCGCCGAGCAGGGCACGCACGCAGCCCTGCTGGCGCAGGACGGGCGTTATGCGGAATTGTGGCGGTATCAGAACGAAGATTGGGCGGCGTAG
- a CDS encoding alpha/beta fold hydrolase, with amino-acid sequence MNRRRFCAAAGAGVLLAGCKSLPKPDGGPVRVFIIHGYGATVADHWFPWLAQQLRRRGMEVVPVPLPDSLHPDYGRWQDALARTVGMPSGRTVLVAHSLGTVSLLHYLSRIRPHKIGGLVLVSAFGARIPTLPQINGFDVDGYVDRCPIDFAAVRRMTDRIALFTADNDNIVPPENTRRLARQLGGKPEEITGGGHFLGSDGFTEFPQVLRAIERMAAEIG; translated from the coding sequence ATGAACCGCAGACGATTTTGCGCCGCCGCAGGCGCGGGCGTATTGCTGGCGGGCTGCAAAAGCCTGCCGAAACCCGACGGCGGCCCCGTGCGGGTGTTTATCATCCACGGCTACGGCGCCACGGTTGCCGACCACTGGTTCCCGTGGCTGGCGCAGCAGCTGCGGCGGCGCGGAATGGAAGTTGTGCCGGTGCCGCTGCCCGACAGCCTGCATCCCGATTACGGCCGCTGGCAGGACGCGCTGGCGCGGACGGTGGGGATGCCGTCAGGGCGCACGGTATTGGTGGCGCACAGCCTGGGTACGGTTTCGCTGCTGCATTATCTGAGCCGGATTCGTCCGCACAAAATCGGCGGGCTGGTGCTGGTGTCTGCGTTCGGCGCACGCATTCCGACGCTGCCGCAGATTAACGGTTTCGATGTTGACGGCTATGTCGACCGGTGCCCGATTGATTTTGCCGCCGTGCGCCGCATGACGGACCGGATTGCCTTGTTTACCGCCGACAACGATAACATCGTGCCGCCGGAAAACACCCGCCGTTTGGCGCGGCAGTTGGGCGGAAAACCGGAAGAAATTACCGGCGGCGGCCACTTTTTGGGCAGCGACGGCTTTACCGAGTTTCCGCAGGTATTGCGGGCGATAGAGCGGATGGCGGCGGAAATAGGCTGA
- a CDS encoding methyltransferase domain-containing protein: protein MELSAEQTAAQLRCPHGEAGIAFGQAMNLRNLTQIVSAFAAARLQNGDNILETGCGNGGLLGYILSQADGLHYTGLEISPLMHEQAQAFNASFIAAGQADYRLYDGGALPFADAAFHKAVSVNTVYFWDDAPFMLAELCRVLKSGGRLCLNFCEKDFMAKLPFAAHGFMLYDAADIRALAENLPLRCISEQRSRDWAVSKSGKLVRREFVDLVFERV from the coding sequence ATGGAATTATCCGCCGAACAAACCGCCGCCCAACTGCGCTGCCCGCACGGCGAAGCAGGCATAGCATTCGGGCAGGCGATGAACCTGCGCAACCTGACCCAAATCGTCAGCGCATTCGCCGCCGCCCGCCTGCAAAACGGCGACAACATACTGGAAACCGGCTGCGGCAACGGCGGCCTTTTGGGCTACATCCTGTCGCAGGCGGACGGCCTGCACTACACCGGCCTGGAAATTTCGCCGCTGATGCACGAGCAGGCGCAGGCGTTCAACGCATCGTTTATCGCCGCAGGGCAGGCGGATTACCGGCTGTATGACGGCGGCGCGCTGCCCTTTGCCGATGCCGCGTTCCACAAAGCCGTGTCGGTAAACACCGTCTATTTTTGGGACGACGCGCCCTTCATGCTGGCCGAACTCTGCCGCGTGCTGAAATCCGGCGGGCGGCTGTGCCTGAATTTCTGCGAAAAAGACTTTATGGCCAAACTGCCGTTCGCGGCGCACGGCTTCATGCTCTACGATGCCGCCGACATCCGCGCCCTAGCCGAAAACCTGCCGCTGCGCTGTATTTCGGAACAACGCAGCCGCGATTGGGCAGTCAGCAAAAGCGGTAAATTGGTGCGGCGGGAATTTGTCGATTTGGTGTTTGAACGCGTATAG
- a CDS encoding class I SAM-dependent methyltransferase: protein MPKPTRQDFAFLNDAKTEAVLFDLYTASVRQIPGLIWHFLPQLPKLLGKGSGWTGENEAYFDDKYIPIVPQQGAFLYMQALAKGAKNIVEFGTSYGISTLYLAAAAKKNGGRVITTEYLPHKAEAARRHFAAAGLADYIELREGDALETLQDIAGGIDFVLLDGWPNLVCSVFKLLEPKLAPRAAVAVDDVEGYAPAMQDYLDYVRNPANGYVSATLKPHKALEYSVKTGGADTA, encoded by the coding sequence ATGCCCAAACCTACCCGACAAGACTTCGCTTTTTTAAACGACGCAAAAACTGAAGCCGTATTGTTCGACCTCTACACCGCCTCCGTACGCCAGATTCCCGGCCTGATATGGCATTTTCTGCCCCAACTGCCCAAACTGCTGGGCAAAGGCAGCGGCTGGACGGGCGAAAACGAAGCCTATTTCGACGACAAATACATCCCCATCGTCCCGCAGCAGGGCGCATTCCTGTATATGCAGGCCTTGGCCAAGGGCGCGAAAAACATTGTCGAATTCGGTACGTCTTACGGCATTTCCACGCTTTATCTGGCTGCTGCGGCCAAGAAAAACGGCGGCCGCGTGATAACTACCGAATACCTGCCGCATAAAGCCGAAGCTGCCCGCCGCCACTTCGCCGCCGCAGGGCTGGCCGACTATATCGAACTGCGCGAAGGCGACGCGCTGGAAACTTTGCAAGACATCGCCGGCGGCATCGATTTCGTGCTGCTCGACGGCTGGCCGAACCTAGTCTGTTCCGTGTTCAAACTGCTCGAACCCAAACTCGCCCCGCGCGCCGCCGTCGCCGTGGACGACGTGGAAGGCTACGCCCCCGCCATGCAGGATTATCTGGACTACGTCCGCAATCCCGCCAACGGCTATGTTTCCGCCACCTTAAAGCCGCATAAGGCCTTGGAATACAGCGTGAAAACAGGCGGGGCAGATACCGCTTGA